The DNA region GCCGGCTGTGGCGCGAAGGGAAGACAGCCGAGAGCGCCGCGCTGCAGATCCGCCTGCAGGCGCTCATCGACGCGCTGTTTTGCGAGGTAAATCCTATCCCCGTAAAGACCGCGATGCGGCTCGTCGGGTACGACTGCGGCCCCCTGCGCATGCCGCTGTGCGAGATGGACCCGCAGCACCTGGCCCTGCTGAAGAAGGCTTTGATCGGCGCAGGCCTGCTCACGGCGTGATCAAACAGCGGCCCCGGCGGGGCTGTCTGAGGATGTGAAAACAGATGCAAAAGATATTTCTCTCCGGCTGCAACGGACGCATGGGCCGGGCTGTGGCGGGCCTGTGCGCCGGCCGCCGGGACGCCTACATTGTGGCGGGGCTGGATGTGAACACGGAAAAACACTTCGACTTTCCCGTCTATGCCGACCCGATGGAGTACGGCGGCCGGCCCCATGTGGCGCTCGATTTCTCCGCGCCGGTGGCCCTGCTGCCGTTGCTGGCCTACTGCCGGAAGAAAACGCTGCCCCTGGTGCTGGCCACCACCGGCTACGACGAGGCGCAGCAGGCCGCCGTGCACGCGGCGGCGGCGGAGATCCCCATCTTCCAGTCCGGCAACATGTCGCTGGGGATCAACCTGCTCCTCGACCTCGTCCGCCGTGCCTGCGCCGTGCTCGGCGAGGGTTTTGACGTGGAAATTATCGAAAAACACCATAGCCAGAAGCTGGACGCGCCCAGCGGTACGGCTCTGATGCTCTGCCGGGCGGCGGCCGAGTCGCTCCCCTATGAGGCGCACCCGGTCTATGACCGTCACGAACGGCGCGCGCGGCGCGACCCGCACGAGATCGGCCTGCACGCCGTGCGCGGCGGCAGCATCGTGGGGGAGCACATCGTCCTCTTCGCCGGGCACCATGAGGTCATCGAGATCTCCCATTCGGCCGGTTCTCGCGAGGTCTTCGCGGCGGGCGCCTTGCGGGCGGCGCTTTACCTTGCCGGCGTCACCCGCCCGGGCCTTTACGGCATGGACGACATGCTGCGCGCGTGAGACGGGTCATTCGTATATCCCTAATTCCACAAATATCCTGCCTTTGCGGGACAGTCCGCCAACCGAGAGCACCCTGGCCCGGCCTCGTCCGCGCAGGCTCAGCAGATCGCCTTCGGCTACGTGTTTGTCCGGCTTTTCGCAGGGCAGATGATTGACCGACACCAGGCCGCCTTCGATCAGGGAGGCGGCCTTTTCGCGCGCCAAGCCGAACGCGCCGCTCACCAGCGTGTCCAGCCGGGGGGAGGAGACCGAGACCGTTTTGGCGCGCAAAGTGTCCGCCCGGATGGGGATTTCGGACAGGGGGACTTCGGACAGCGCCGCCCCCGCCCGGCCGATCCGGACAATCTGGTCCAAAAAAAAGCGTGACAGTGTCCGCCGGCAAAGAAAATACGCGGGCGGGCCGCCGGCTATGATGTCTCCTACGGCG from Oscillospiraceae bacterium includes:
- the dapB gene encoding 4-hydroxy-tetrahydrodipicolinate reductase gives rise to the protein MQKIFLSGCNGRMGRAVAGLCAGRRDAYIVAGLDVNTEKHFDFPVYADPMEYGGRPHVALDFSAPVALLPLLAYCRKKTLPLVLATTGYDEAQQAAVHAAAAEIPIFQSGNMSLGINLLLDLVRRACAVLGEGFDVEIIEKHHSQKLDAPSGTALMLCRAAAESLPYEAHPVYDRHERRARRDPHEIGLHAVRGGSIVGEHIVLFAGHHEVIEISHSAGSREVFAAGALRAALYLAGVTRPGLYGMDDMLRA